From the Lemur catta isolate mLemCat1 chromosome 1, mLemCat1.pri, whole genome shotgun sequence genome, the window CAAGCCCCCAGATGGGTTCTGCAGGTGCCCGGGAGGTGAGGGGGGTCCTTGACCAGGACAAaggcagctgggggtgggtgggcatgGCAGCCTTGGGCCATGTGGGTGCACATCAGGGCAGCCTGCCTGGAGGAGGCTGCCTTGAAGCTGTTAGCTGGGCGTTGCTGGAGGTGGCAGAGGGCAGGAGACTTGGCCCTGGGTCCGCCCGCCCTTGGTGGTGACACCTGCTATGGTCTCCCCGTCCGTCCCCTGGGCCACCCCCCACCCGGAACCCTGACTAGTGGGCGGGCCGGGGCCTGGAACCCACCGCCCTGAGTAACGAGGCAAACAGAACCTGGGGAACTCTGAGCCTCTTCTCCGGGTGGGCCACCTGTGCTCCCTGCCGCCTGCTGACCTCTGGCCGGGCCGGCTGCCGCCCGCCTCCCCATGCAGCACCCCAAACCCTTCTATGCATCTGCGGCTCCCCAAGAAGGCTTCGGGCCCCGGGGCCTGGAGGGTATAGAGGGGACGGGCAGCCAGCCTGCACCCGCCTGCGCTCAGCCACCTCCCGCCGTGGGTACGAGTTGGGGCTGGCGGGGTGCCCAGGGGGTCGGGGCCTGGGGCTCCCACCCACCAGCCTCAGGGCCGCAGCCGTCCCCCATCCGGACACCTTTGTCCACAGGCTCCTCGACCCTTTACCACCCCCCAAACCCAGAGAAAGAGGTGTTTCCAGCCCCCCCTGCAGGTACGGCCTCCCCCACCcttggggaggagctgggagtgGGTTACTGTCTGGGGGacccttctgcctctgccctgtCCCTAGATGGGACCCCAAGGGCAAGGCCTGTGTCCCGCAGTCCAGTCAGGCCCCCGGAACCGTATCTGTGTCTGTCTTGCCCCAAATGGGCCCCTAAGGCAAGGTTCATGTCCGTGTCTCCCAGAGAAGCCCCCAAGGCAAGGCCTGTGTCCCCTGCCACCCAGACAGGCCTCCAGGTGTGGGCCGCCCAGTGGTGCCGAGAGCGGCTctcaggccctgcctggcctgcaGGTTTCCAGATGGCCCCCTGCGGGTGCTTTTTTGACCCTCGGATCTATCGGATCGAGTGGGCCACCACCGACTTCGGCCAGTCGTCCCTGTACAAGCTGGTGGCAGCAGGTGGTGTGGGGCCTGCGGGGGTCCCTGCTGGGGGCCCTGTGTCACCAGGCAGCTACCTGCTGGAGCCCCAGCACTACCTCAAGGCCCCggggccgcccccgccgccctcATACCCCCACTACCAGCCGGCACCTGGCGGGGCCCAGTACTTCCTGCCCTACTTCCTGCCCGAGGAGCCCGGACCAGAGGCTCTGGGCTTTGTGGGGGACGGGGGGCCGCCCGCCTTTGTGGAGCTGCCCCCGCCGCCCCCCAAGGAGAACAAGCCAGCCCCCGTCGTCATTGCGCTGCCCGCCGAGCCTGCGCTACCACCCAGAGCCTACGGCCACCTCAGGGGCAGCCTCAGCCAGTTCCCCGGGCCCGAGGCCGCCTTCCCTGCCAAGGAGCTGCTGCACCCGCCCGGCCCAGGCGAGCCCGAGGCGGCCGAGGCCCAGGAAGCGGCCCCGCTGGGGGCAGGCGAGGTCAAGGCCCCCGAGGCGGCCAGAGCCTTCTCGATGCCCGACAACGTGCTGCTGGAAGACGCCATGAAGCTCTTCGACTGCCTGCCGGGTGGCGCTGAGCCCGAGGGTGTCCCCTGCAAgggccctgggcctgccctgccGGACAGCGGCGGCGGCGGTGACGACTCCACCAGCGACATCCGCTCGCTGCACCTGCCCGACGAGCTGCTGTCCTTCGACTACAGCATCCCTGAGATCCTGGACACTGTGTCCAACGTGGACTGCTTCTTCAACTTCAGGGCACTGGACGACGACGAGCCGCTGCCCCGCCCGGGGACCCCCACGGTGGACGCCGCCACCCCCATCCTGCCCGGCAAGAGAAAGGCGGGCTCCTCGGCCACCAAGAAGGGCAGGCCGGGAGGGAAGGGCAAGCAGCCTGCGGGCTCCGCCAGCACCGTCCCTCCAGGGCCCAGACAGGACCTGGGCACTGCCCCCCATTAAAGCACGTTTGGTCTCTCAGCTCTGTGTGCGCTCAGGGCCTCGTGGGTGGGGGCTGGATGCGGATGCCTGTCCCCTTGCCCTGTCATCCTGTGGGTGGGCGAGGCTGTGCCCCAGGCCTCACAGAGAGGCTTCCAGAGCCGAGCAGGACCTCCGCGGCCTCATAGGCATGTCTTCGGAAGGAAAACCAACTTCCCCGCATGAAGGGGAGGCCCTGGCAAAGGAGGTGgtaggggagaggggctggggtcaCTTTTCTGTGACATAAACGCAGCCAGGGTCACAGCAGATGCCTGCCAAGGACTCCAGCAGGaacttccaaaaaacaaaaacgaaaccCATAAGAAAGGCAGAGATACATGGGAATGGTCACAGACAGGGGACTTCTGGGGGCTTAGATTAAGTGaaccagaagaagagaaaagtgtATGACAGAAATGGCCCAATCCTAAGGACAGGCCCCACTCTGCTCCCCGAACTCCAGCTGGAGGGAACCGCATCTGCCGTGCTGCGCTGTGGGGCCAGGAGACAGTCCAGGGGACCTGCCTGGCCTGGGTGACCACGGAGCAGTGGCCTAGCAGCACCTATCCAGGAGGGACTCACCTGGCCCTGATCCCCTTCCGCCCTGCACACACAGGACCCTGGGTGGCCACGTCAGGCGGGAAGGACAGAGGACAGGACAGGCGTCCGGGTGGCCTGGAGGGTGGGGCACAGCCGGTTCCGCCGGGGAGACCCACATAACTAGTCACTGCTTTAGATACAGCAGCGGAGGGAAGCAACGGAATTGAGACTGTATTGGGCAATTCTAGATGATggtggaatatatattttaacctcAGAGTAATGGGAAGTGGGACTGCCCAAGTTTTTGCTTAGAATGAGATGAGTGTCCTATGCGGCCTTGGATTGGGGAGGCCTCCCCACGGAAAATTCACATAGGTAGTATATATTACATCCACGAACACATACAACtgacatgtatgtatgtgtacatatacacttgcatacattgtatgcatatataaacatgtatctAACATGCATGCATACTgtctgtatgcatgtgtgtgtgtgtatctctccACTTCTGCAGAAATGTGTGGACGTTACCCGCACCgaagggaggcaggtggggcttTGACCTGGGGACTGTCTGGTTAGCACATCAGGGTGCACTTGCAGGGCAGTCGCTCGCCGTCTCCAGAAAATCGCTAGCCCTGGGCGGACCCCTTCCTCCCCGGGCCTGCAAAGGCTCGAgtgcgcctgtggtcccagctattcaggaggctgaagtgggaagatcgcttgaggccaggagttccagaccagcctgggtaatgtagcaagaccccatctctacaaaaaatacaaaagttagccgggcgtggtggctgcacctgtagtcccagctactcgggaggctgagacaggaggatcgcttgagcccaggagtgaggctgcagtgagctgtgatgacaccactgcacttcagcctgggtgacagagtgagaccctgtctcttgaaaaaatatattcatattttttaaaatatagaaaaacaaacaaaaataacccatGATGAACACACACTGCTTGCTGCTTCACATATCGTAGTTTATTTGAAGACAACGGCCCGGCCCGGGCTGACGGGCTCAGAGATCGGCGCTGGCTTCCCAAGAAGTGAGGCGTTTTCCCGGGGGCTTCCTATTTTCCTCCAGTGCCAGCTTGGGGGATCTTGGCCAGTGGCATGTGCACAACCTTTTGCACCTCCAGCACAGCCTGGCCCCAAACCTCTTGATCCTGTGGCCCTTCTCGGTGTGCAGCACCTTGGGGACCACGTAGGCCAGCCACACGGACAGCAGGATGCTGGCCACCAGCATCGCAATGGTGAGCCCAGGCGGCAGGATAAGCAGTGGGTAGGCCCCGTGCACGTAGATGCTGAAGGTGGTCTGCAGGTGACAGTAGCTgcgggggtgggcaggagaggcCGTTGGGTGTGGCCTTGGGGGGCCCTCGCCTGTTGTCCCAGCAAAGGGATTCAGACCCACAG encodes:
- the PRR22 gene encoding proline-rich protein 22, whose translation is MQHPKPFYASAAPQEGFGPRGLEGIEGTGSQPAPACAQPPPAVGSSTLYHPPNPEKEVFPAPPAGFQMAPCGCFFDPRIYRIEWATTDFGQSSLYKLVAAGGVGPAGVPAGGPVSPGSYLLEPQHYLKAPGPPPPPSYPHYQPAPGGAQYFLPYFLPEEPGPEALGFVGDGGPPAFVELPPPPPKENKPAPVVIALPAEPALPPRAYGHLRGSLSQFPGPEAAFPAKELLHPPGPGEPEAAEAQEAAPLGAGEVKAPEAARAFSMPDNVLLEDAMKLFDCLPGGAEPEGVPCKGPGPALPDSGGGGDDSTSDIRSLHLPDELLSFDYSIPEILDTVSNVDCFFNFRALDDDEPLPRPGTPTVDAATPILPGKRKAGSSATKKGRPGGKGKQPAGSASTVPPGPRQDLGTAPH